In Arthrobacter citreus, a genomic segment contains:
- the rsmI gene encoding 16S rRNA (cytidine(1402)-2'-O)-methyltransferase gives MGDATNRLIGLLETADVIAAEDTRRLHRLVSALKISTTGRIISYHEHNEATRTADLLEMVRGGATLLMVTDAGMPAVSDPGFRLVEAAAKEGLTVTAAPGPSAVLTALALSGLPTDRFCFEGFLPRKAGERSARLADLAAEQRTMVFFEAPHRLEPMLRALDAAFGGDRRAAVARELTKLHEQVLRGPLRELLEWAETSEIRGEIAVVVAGAGEAAPELPEDHVAAVNGLISQGSRLKDAVATVAEDARISKRELYSAVLAARG, from the coding sequence ATGGGCGATGCCACCAACCGGTTGATCGGCCTGCTGGAAACGGCCGACGTCATCGCGGCCGAAGACACCCGGCGGCTGCACCGGCTCGTCTCCGCCCTGAAGATCAGCACCACCGGGCGGATCATCAGCTATCACGAACATAACGAGGCCACCCGCACCGCGGACCTGCTGGAGATGGTGCGCGGCGGCGCAACCCTGCTGATGGTGACCGACGCCGGCATGCCCGCCGTGTCCGACCCCGGCTTCCGCCTGGTGGAGGCAGCGGCGAAGGAAGGCCTGACCGTCACCGCGGCACCGGGGCCGTCAGCGGTCCTGACCGCGCTGGCGCTGTCCGGGCTCCCCACCGACCGGTTCTGCTTTGAGGGTTTCCTGCCCCGGAAGGCCGGCGAACGCAGTGCCCGGCTCGCGGACCTGGCCGCCGAGCAGCGCACCATGGTGTTCTTTGAGGCACCGCACCGGCTGGAGCCGATGCTTCGCGCACTGGACGCGGCTTTCGGCGGAGACCGCCGCGCCGCCGTCGCCCGTGAATTGACCAAGCTGCACGAGCAGGTCCTGCGGGGCCCGCTGCGGGAACTGCTCGAATGGGCCGAGACGTCCGAGATCCGCGGGGAGATCGCCGTCGTCGTCGCCGGTGCCGGTGAGGCGGCTCCCGAACTGCCCGAGGACCACGTAGCTGCCGTCAACGGCCTGATCAGCCAGGGCTCGCGGCTGAAGGACGCTGTTGCCACGGTGGCTGAGGACGCCCGCATCAGCAAGCGCGAACTCTATTCGGCAGTGCTGGCTGCCCGCGGCTGA
- a CDS encoding dolichyl-phosphate-mannose--protein mannosyltransferase, which yields MSLTVRETPAPGPVPLVSDPVEAYRFGALRNRLLGWAPGTTFSLGLWGWLLPLMAAVVGAVLRFVRLGEPRSLVFDETYYVKDAYSYLISGYEREWPEDANTSFNAGVPDILLASPEYVVHPPVGKWMIAAGMGLFGAEDSFGWRFGAALTGTLTVLLVGLIAVRLFRSPLLGGIAGLLLAVDGHHLVHSRTSLLDVFLTFWVVAAFGALLLDRDDGRRRLARKLSSSADGGPPAAGMLLYGPWLLWRPWRLAAGVCLGLAVGTKWSALAFVAVFGLMTVLWDVGARRVAGIRAWPTAGLLKDGVPAFFTIIPAAALTYLASWTGWLRSSDAYGRNWAQDNPTETWGWLPDWLRSLAEYHRSAYTFHNGLSSEHTYESSAWSWLFMGRPTSFFYESSTFGVDGCTADSCSTAVSVVGNPLIWWAAALSLLVLLFCWIGRRDWRAGAVLAGIAAGYLPWFAYPERTTFFFYAVSFEPFLILSLTWVLGLVLGRKTDPLPRRWAGAAAVALFLLAAVLVSAFFLPVWTAETIPYSDWRLRMWMPSWI from the coding sequence GTGAGCCTGACCGTGAGAGAGACCCCGGCCCCCGGCCCGGTGCCGCTGGTTTCCGATCCCGTCGAGGCTTACCGCTTCGGCGCGCTGAGGAACCGGCTGCTGGGCTGGGCGCCGGGCACCACCTTTTCCCTGGGACTCTGGGGCTGGCTCCTGCCGCTGATGGCCGCCGTCGTTGGCGCCGTCCTGCGGTTTGTCCGCCTGGGCGAACCACGGTCGCTGGTGTTTGACGAGACCTACTACGTCAAGGACGCCTACTCCTACCTCATCTCCGGCTATGAACGCGAGTGGCCGGAGGACGCCAACACCTCCTTCAACGCCGGCGTGCCGGACATCCTGCTTGCCAGCCCGGAATACGTGGTGCATCCGCCGGTGGGAAAGTGGATGATCGCCGCAGGCATGGGGCTGTTTGGCGCTGAAGACAGCTTTGGCTGGCGGTTCGGCGCCGCACTCACCGGAACGCTGACCGTCCTGCTCGTGGGCCTCATCGCTGTCCGGCTTTTCCGCTCACCGCTGCTGGGCGGCATCGCCGGGCTGCTCCTGGCCGTGGACGGACATCACCTGGTGCATTCCCGCACGTCGCTGCTGGACGTTTTCCTGACGTTCTGGGTGGTGGCCGCGTTTGGTGCGCTGCTGCTGGACCGGGATGACGGACGACGCCGGCTGGCCCGGAAACTCTCCTCCTCCGCAGACGGCGGGCCCCCGGCTGCTGGCATGCTGCTGTACGGCCCCTGGCTGCTGTGGCGTCCCTGGCGGCTCGCCGCGGGCGTCTGCCTGGGCCTGGCCGTGGGAACTAAGTGGTCCGCTCTGGCCTTTGTCGCTGTGTTCGGCCTGATGACGGTGCTGTGGGACGTGGGTGCGCGCCGGGTGGCGGGCATCCGGGCGTGGCCCACCGCCGGCCTGCTCAAGGACGGAGTGCCGGCGTTCTTCACGATCATCCCCGCTGCGGCCCTGACCTACCTGGCATCCTGGACGGGGTGGCTGCGGTCCTCCGACGCGTACGGACGGAACTGGGCGCAGGACAACCCGACAGAGACCTGGGGCTGGCTCCCGGACTGGCTGCGCTCCCTGGCCGAGTATCACCGCAGCGCCTACACCTTCCACAACGGGCTCAGCTCGGAACACACCTATGAGTCCAGTGCCTGGAGCTGGCTCTTCATGGGCCGCCCGACGTCGTTCTTTTACGAATCGTCAACCTTCGGCGTGGACGGCTGCACCGCCGATTCATGCAGCACCGCCGTTTCCGTGGTGGGCAACCCGCTGATTTGGTGGGCTGCCGCACTATCCCTGCTGGTTCTCCTGTTCTGCTGGATTGGCCGCCGCGATTGGCGTGCCGGGGCGGTCCTTGCCGGCATCGCCGCCGGTTACCTCCCCTGGTTCGCATATCCGGAACGCACCACGTTCTTCTTCTACGCCGTGTCCTTCGAGCCGTTCCTGATCCTCTCCCTGACCTGGGTGCTGGGGCTGGTCCTGGGCCGGAAAACCGACCCGCTCCCCCGCCGCTGGGCCGGTGCCGCCGCCGTCGCGCTCTTCCTCCTGGCCGCTGTCCTGGTCAGCGCATTCTTCCTGCCGGTCTGGACGGCCGAAACTATCCCGTATTCTGACTGGCGGCTGCGTATGTGGATGCCCAGCTGGATTTAG
- a CDS encoding AMP-dependent synthetase/ligase has product MRESATDLLVHLAAESNITDILVGLHAKTPNHPLFSLKSDGGWKNVTADDFLTAVSELAKGLIASGVRPGDSVAVMSKTSYEWTLVDLAVWFAGAVTVPIYETSSPSQVEWILEDSGAAHVFVEDTRKAAVVSAAAASGDLDVQLWLMNGDDAEGAFSELISAGSAVTDDELEAARTTAGLESVASMVYTSGTTGRPKGCEITHGNFALFGVNIVEFLPEMLKEKDVSTLMFLPLAHVLARAVQVGCLAAGVRVGHSGSAADLMGDLKTFQPTFLLAVPRIFEKIYAGAQQSAEAAGKGKLFAAAAETAVAYSTAVDAASRGGRGPSVALKLRHKLFDKMLYPKVRNVFGGKLTYAISGASALSPQLSHFFRGAGVMVLEGYGLTETTAPATVNTVPLSRGGSVGLALPGTAIRIADDGEVLISGAGVFKGYHNNPEANAAAFTGEWFHSGDMGSLDDDGFLSITGRKKDILVTAGGKNIAPGPLEEKIREHRLVSQAIVVGEGRPFVTALLTLDDETLAAWARENGSAVTAKTAADDPQVRASLQEAVDAANASVSQAEQIRKFTVLPQDFSLESGHLTATLKLRRNAVIADYSAEVEKLYAK; this is encoded by the coding sequence GTGCGCGAATCCGCCACTGACTTACTGGTCCATCTCGCCGCGGAGTCGAACATCACCGACATCCTGGTGGGACTGCATGCGAAGACCCCCAACCATCCCCTGTTCTCATTGAAGAGCGACGGCGGCTGGAAAAATGTGACAGCGGATGACTTCCTCACCGCTGTCAGCGAACTGGCCAAGGGCCTGATCGCCAGCGGCGTGCGTCCCGGCGACAGCGTGGCCGTGATGTCCAAGACCTCCTACGAGTGGACCCTGGTGGACCTGGCCGTGTGGTTTGCCGGCGCCGTCACCGTGCCCATCTACGAAACGTCCTCCCCGTCCCAGGTGGAGTGGATCCTTGAAGACTCCGGGGCCGCCCACGTGTTTGTCGAAGACACCCGCAAGGCCGCGGTTGTCTCGGCTGCCGCGGCGTCCGGCGATCTTGACGTTCAGCTGTGGCTGATGAACGGCGACGACGCCGAGGGTGCCTTCAGCGAACTGATTTCCGCCGGTTCCGCCGTCACTGATGACGAGTTGGAAGCCGCACGCACCACGGCCGGCCTCGAGTCCGTAGCCTCCATGGTCTACACCTCCGGCACCACCGGACGGCCCAAGGGCTGCGAAATCACGCACGGCAATTTTGCCCTGTTTGGCGTCAACATCGTGGAGTTCCTGCCGGAAATGCTCAAGGAGAAGGACGTCAGCACGCTGATGTTCCTGCCCCTGGCGCATGTGCTGGCCCGTGCGGTGCAGGTTGGCTGCCTGGCCGCGGGAGTGCGCGTTGGCCACTCCGGCAGCGCGGCGGACCTGATGGGCGATCTGAAGACGTTCCAGCCCACGTTCCTGCTCGCAGTCCCGCGGATCTTCGAGAAGATCTATGCCGGTGCGCAGCAGTCCGCTGAAGCGGCCGGCAAGGGCAAGCTGTTCGCTGCCGCCGCGGAGACCGCGGTTGCCTACTCCACCGCCGTCGACGCCGCCTCCCGCGGAGGCAGGGGCCCGTCCGTGGCGCTGAAGCTGCGGCACAAGCTCTTCGACAAGATGCTGTATCCGAAGGTCCGCAATGTGTTCGGCGGCAAGCTGACCTATGCCATCAGCGGCGCGTCAGCGCTGAGCCCGCAGCTCTCTCACTTTTTCCGCGGCGCCGGTGTGATGGTGCTGGAGGGTTACGGCCTGACCGAGACCACGGCCCCGGCCACCGTAAACACGGTGCCGCTGTCCCGGGGCGGATCGGTGGGCCTGGCGCTGCCCGGCACCGCCATCCGGATTGCCGACGACGGCGAGGTGCTGATCAGCGGCGCCGGCGTCTTCAAGGGCTATCACAACAACCCCGAGGCCAACGCTGCCGCCTTCACCGGCGAGTGGTTCCACTCCGGAGACATGGGTTCGCTGGACGACGACGGGTTCCTCTCGATCACAGGCCGCAAGAAGGACATCCTGGTAACGGCCGGCGGCAAGAACATCGCGCCCGGACCGCTGGAAGAGAAGATCCGCGAACACCGGCTGGTCTCCCAGGCAATCGTGGTGGGCGAGGGACGTCCGTTTGTGACGGCGCTGCTGACCCTCGATGACGAGACCCTCGCCGCTTGGGCACGGGAGAACGGCTCCGCAGTCACCGCGAAGACGGCCGCGGATGATCCCCAGGTCCGGGCTTCCCTGCAGGAAGCAGTGGACGCGGCTAACGCGTCGGTCTCCCAGGCTGAGCAGATCCGCAAATTCACGGTGCTGCCGCAGGACTTCTCGCTGGAGTCCGGCCACCTGACGGCCACGTTGAAGCTGCGCCGCAACGCGGTGATCGCCGACTACTCCGCCGAGGTGGAGAAGCTCTACGCGAAGTAA
- a CDS encoding TIGR01906 family membrane protein, translating into MASQDDTPQQLPTTGGPAETGRDRTETGAGDALSDASETIVSGDHATGTGAQEKLPASAAVEGSGSTAADTGAAADSPASDDGLGHDDWDAAFADAAGTPAETAALRTDTAATGNAAGADTDVVPGGHPSLAQRSSLPMRRASTLPDLSGYGELSEAEQKAAGDINADMPAGLHASAAAAPAGKSAAAQKTAAAETPSAANTPAETAAAAAPGTGTSATDASPPAAAAGAGAVSGAAVSGAAGSGATGSSAAGSGSADAPATALIDTSAKAAPSAAAGAHSAGTKSADAKSAGALSGKEGANPAADDEISEEEARRRAEERERAGTAKPILARILQVMIAVFFPVMLLAAAIRAVATPVFLWVEYHRPGFPSDGYGFSTDDRMTYGSYAVDYLLNFSGSRYLGDLVTAGGEPLYLESEVSHMADVKTVLTIAFVSALVMAFLSLLACIYLAKRSPGGIRRALFSGAVLTLVLVGALIVTAVLGWESFFTQVHTIFFANGNWTFRMDDTLIRLFPAQFWMDAGIAIAGLVLLTCIVVLICAWPTKARRERARIKQEAARRRYLDSLEAV; encoded by the coding sequence GTGGCAAGCCAGGACGACACCCCCCAGCAATTACCGACGACCGGAGGCCCCGCCGAGACCGGGCGGGACCGGACCGAAACCGGCGCCGGTGACGCCCTCAGCGATGCCAGCGAGACCATCGTCAGCGGAGACCATGCAACCGGCACCGGGGCCCAGGAAAAGCTCCCCGCATCTGCCGCGGTTGAAGGATCGGGCAGCACCGCAGCGGACACCGGCGCTGCAGCTGATTCCCCCGCCAGCGATGACGGCCTCGGTCACGACGACTGGGATGCAGCCTTCGCTGACGCTGCGGGAACACCCGCCGAAACCGCAGCCCTTCGGACAGATACTGCTGCCACTGGCAATGCGGCAGGTGCCGACACTGACGTGGTGCCGGGCGGCCATCCCTCCCTGGCCCAGCGAAGCAGCCTGCCGATGCGGCGCGCCAGCACGCTGCCCGACCTGAGCGGCTACGGGGAACTCTCGGAAGCTGAGCAGAAGGCAGCCGGGGACATCAACGCTGACATGCCGGCCGGCCTTCACGCCTCCGCGGCCGCAGCGCCGGCAGGGAAGTCCGCCGCTGCACAAAAAACTGCAGCTGCTGAGACTCCTTCGGCTGCCAACACTCCTGCTGAAACCGCTGCCGCAGCTGCGCCGGGCACCGGAACATCAGCCACGGATGCGTCACCTCCCGCTGCCGCGGCCGGCGCCGGTGCTGTTTCCGGTGCCGCTGTTTCCGGTGCTGCCGGGTCCGGGGCAACCGGTTCCAGCGCTGCCGGGTCCGGTTCCGCGGACGCACCCGCAACCGCTCTGATCGACACTTCCGCCAAGGCTGCGCCGTCGGCCGCTGCCGGCGCACACTCCGCCGGCACGAAGTCCGCGGACGCCAAGTCCGCGGGCGCGCTTTCCGGCAAGGAAGGCGCCAACCCGGCTGCCGATGATGAAATTTCCGAGGAGGAAGCCCGCCGCCGGGCCGAGGAACGCGAGCGGGCAGGGACGGCTAAACCCATCCTGGCGCGCATCCTGCAGGTGATGATTGCGGTGTTCTTCCCGGTCATGCTGCTCGCGGCGGCCATCCGGGCCGTCGCCACTCCGGTGTTCCTCTGGGTGGAGTATCACCGCCCGGGGTTCCCCTCGGACGGGTACGGCTTCTCCACCGATGACCGCATGACGTACGGCTCCTACGCAGTGGACTACCTGCTCAACTTCTCCGGTTCCCGCTATTTGGGCGACCTGGTCACAGCCGGGGGCGAGCCGCTGTATCTGGAGAGCGAAGTCAGCCACATGGCTGACGTGAAGACCGTGCTGACCATAGCCTTTGTGTCCGCGCTGGTGATGGCCTTCCTGAGCCTGCTCGCCTGCATTTATCTGGCCAAGCGCAGCCCCGGCGGAATCCGCCGCGCGCTCTTCTCCGGTGCGGTGCTGACCCTGGTGCTGGTGGGCGCGCTGATCGTCACCGCTGTCCTGGGCTGGGAGAGTTTCTTCACCCAGGTGCACACGATTTTCTTTGCCAACGGCAATTGGACGTTCCGGATGGACGACACCCTGATTCGGCTCTTCCCGGCCCAGTTCTGGATGGATGCCGGAATCGCCATTGCCGGCCTGGTGCTGCTGACCTGCATCGTGGTGCTGATTTGTGCCTGGCCCACCAAGGCCCGCAGGGAGCGCGCCCGCATCAAGCAGGAAGCGGCCCGCCGCCGGTACCTGGACTCGCTGGAAGCGGTCTAA
- a CDS encoding stage II sporulation protein M, with protein MDMDAFSAVHSPDWQRLDELSARRRLSGEEADELLRLYRRTSSHLSTIRSVAPEGALSAALSMRLSRARTRFTGARSNFLEDLVNFFVYALPAGFYRVRWLTLAVGAAFILMAWLVGAWAASTPAVISAAMGSDAEIQRYVEQDFVAYYSENPAASFAGQVWTNNAWIALQSVAFGITGIWGPFVLYQNAMGVGIAGGTMAAYGELDTFFAYILPHGLMELTAVFIAVAAGLRIFWAWVAPGRRTRGAAVAAEGRSLFTVALGLVIVMFLSGLVEGFVTPSPLPFWLRLGIGLALFAAYWTYTLVLGSRAYRAGHRGDLSRRDSGDVLRTA; from the coding sequence GTGGATATGGATGCCTTCAGTGCAGTGCACTCCCCGGACTGGCAGCGGCTGGATGAACTCTCCGCGCGCCGCCGGCTCAGCGGGGAGGAAGCCGATGAACTGCTGCGCCTGTACCGGCGCACCTCGTCCCATCTGTCCACCATCCGCTCCGTGGCTCCCGAGGGAGCCCTGTCCGCGGCCCTGTCCATGCGGCTGTCCCGCGCCAGGACCCGTTTCACGGGCGCACGCTCGAACTTCCTCGAGGATCTGGTGAACTTCTTCGTTTACGCGCTCCCGGCCGGCTTCTACCGGGTCCGCTGGCTTACGCTGGCCGTGGGGGCGGCCTTTATCCTCATGGCCTGGCTGGTGGGAGCATGGGCCGCATCAACGCCCGCCGTCATCTCCGCTGCCATGGGCTCGGACGCGGAAATCCAGCGGTATGTGGAGCAGGACTTTGTTGCCTACTACTCCGAGAACCCCGCCGCGTCCTTCGCCGGACAGGTCTGGACCAACAACGCATGGATTGCCCTGCAGTCAGTTGCCTTCGGGATCACTGGCATCTGGGGGCCGTTCGTCCTGTACCAGAACGCCATGGGCGTGGGGATCGCAGGCGGCACCATGGCCGCTTACGGCGAGCTGGACACCTTCTTCGCCTATATCCTGCCGCACGGCCTCATGGAATTGACCGCCGTGTTCATTGCGGTGGCCGCCGGGCTGCGGATCTTCTGGGCCTGGGTTGCGCCCGGCCGGCGAACACGGGGCGCCGCTGTCGCCGCCGAGGGGCGGTCGCTGTTCACCGTGGCCCTGGGACTGGTGATCGTGATGTTCCTGTCCGGGCTGGTGGAGGGGTTTGTGACCCCCTCGCCGCTGCCGTTCTGGCTGCGGCTGGGCATTGGACTGGCCCTCTTCGCCGCGTACTGGACCTATACCCTGGTCCTGGGGAGCCGCGCGTACCGGGCCGGACACCGCGGAGACCTGTCACGGCGCGACAGTGGGGATGTCCTGCGGACCGCATGA
- a CDS encoding RDD family protein, which translates to MSSIVTGEAVVLELRPASFAARALSSLIDVVTQLVVLLGLLVLFGRTLGQTVDPALGAALILTTVVLVMVAAPVAVETLTRGKSLGRLAMGLRIVRDDGGAVRFRHCLIRGMAAILEIYLSAGSVAFMVAMFNERSKRLGDIMAGTYALRERISAPASPQVEVPPMLVGWVRLADLGRLPDALSRRVSRFLTQSARLSPQSRSALAAGLATEVSAFVSPQPPAGTFPEDFLRAVMAERRTRDFVSLTRQRERTELMGQRLHRLPFSR; encoded by the coding sequence GTGAGTTCCATCGTCACCGGGGAGGCCGTTGTCCTGGAGCTGCGCCCGGCGTCCTTTGCCGCACGGGCCCTCAGTTCCCTGATCGACGTCGTCACCCAGCTTGTGGTGCTTCTTGGGCTGCTGGTGCTTTTCGGACGGACGCTGGGACAAACCGTGGATCCTGCTCTCGGCGCAGCCCTCATCTTGACGACCGTTGTCCTGGTCATGGTGGCAGCGCCCGTGGCGGTGGAGACACTGACCCGGGGCAAGTCGCTGGGGCGCCTGGCCATGGGCCTGCGGATAGTGCGCGACGACGGCGGTGCAGTGCGCTTCCGCCACTGCCTGATCCGCGGCATGGCTGCGATCCTCGAGATCTATCTGTCTGCCGGCTCCGTGGCGTTCATGGTGGCGATGTTCAATGAGCGGTCCAAGCGCCTCGGCGACATCATGGCCGGAACCTATGCCCTGCGGGAACGGATCTCCGCTCCCGCATCCCCGCAGGTTGAGGTCCCGCCGATGCTCGTGGGATGGGTGCGGCTGGCCGACTTGGGCCGGCTTCCGGATGCCCTGTCCCGCCGGGTCTCACGGTTCCTGACCCAAAGTGCCCGGCTGTCGCCGCAGTCGCGCAGCGCGCTGGCCGCGGGGCTGGCCACTGAAGTCTCGGCTTTCGTGTCACCGCAGCCGCCGGCCGGGACCTTCCCCGAGGACTTCCTCCGCGCCGTCATGGCCGAGCGCCGGACCCGGGATTTTGTTTCGCTGACCCGGCAGCGCGAACGCACCGAGCTGATGGGCCAGCGCCTGCACCGGCTTCCGTTCAGCCGTTAA
- a CDS encoding L,D-transpeptidase: MISSVLAGCVLLGGGASLTSCSFAVEDTNSSGTGSSVSPSNSGKPTPSKPAVPEPLAVVTPEADAVEVNPVTAPVITVQDGTVKDAKLVPEAGGEPVPGELSAGNTVWTATAPLAFNTPYKLTYTLADANGETSTETRKFTTVTPANEANAVMYPASGTTVGIGQPIELRFSEPVLNKAEVEASIKITSTSGQVGAFYWISDTQVRYRAEEFWAPQSTITVDMALFGVDFGNGMIGNFNETASFTTHNTRLAVVDNADKMMRVYIDGVLTRTFPVTLGTQDWPSTIGYHVIMDQHQTIPFKAESLGLKPGDEHYYEPVTAKNASRISNGGAFIHEALPSAQPVLGVANVSHGCIGMSPEGAKYIYDNFDAGDVVQVLNTGYGPMFVWDGFGDWNLPWAEWVSQPKQ; the protein is encoded by the coding sequence ATGATCAGCTCCGTGCTGGCTGGATGCGTCCTTCTGGGCGGCGGAGCTTCGCTCACGTCGTGCTCCTTTGCCGTTGAGGACACCAACTCCTCAGGCACGGGGTCCTCAGTCTCGCCGTCAAACTCCGGGAAGCCCACGCCATCAAAACCCGCCGTCCCCGAGCCCCTTGCCGTGGTCACTCCCGAGGCTGACGCCGTCGAGGTGAACCCTGTCACCGCTCCGGTCATCACGGTGCAGGACGGGACGGTAAAGGACGCGAAGCTGGTGCCCGAGGCCGGCGGCGAGCCGGTTCCCGGCGAGCTCAGTGCCGGGAATACCGTGTGGACCGCCACGGCTCCGCTGGCTTTCAACACGCCGTACAAACTGACGTACACGCTGGCCGACGCCAACGGCGAAACCAGCACCGAAACCCGGAAGTTCACCACGGTCACTCCGGCGAATGAGGCCAACGCCGTCATGTATCCGGCCTCCGGGACCACGGTGGGCATCGGGCAGCCGATCGAGCTGCGGTTCAGCGAGCCGGTGCTGAACAAGGCTGAAGTGGAAGCGTCCATCAAGATCACGTCCACGTCGGGTCAGGTGGGGGCGTTCTACTGGATCAGCGACACCCAGGTCCGGTACCGGGCCGAGGAGTTTTGGGCGCCGCAAAGCACCATCACCGTGGACATGGCCCTCTTCGGCGTCGACTTCGGCAACGGAATGATCGGCAACTTCAACGAAACCGCGAGCTTCACCACCCACAACACCCGCCTTGCCGTTGTCGACAACGCGGACAAGATGATGCGCGTCTACATTGACGGCGTGCTGACCCGGACCTTCCCGGTGACGCTGGGCACCCAGGACTGGCCGTCCACCATTGGCTACCACGTCATCATGGACCAGCATCAGACCATCCCCTTCAAGGCCGAATCGCTGGGGCTGAAGCCCGGGGACGAGCACTATTACGAGCCGGTGACCGCCAAGAACGCCTCCCGCATTTCCAACGGCGGCGCGTTTATCCACGAGGCCCTGCCGTCGGCCCAGCCGGTGCTGGGCGTGGCGAACGTTTCCCACGGCTGCATCGGCATGAGCCCCGAGGGCGCCAAGTACATTTACGACAACTTCGATGCGGGCGACGTCGTTCAGGTGCTGAACACCGGCTATGGACCGATGTTTGTGTGGGATGGCTTTGGCGACTGGAACCTGCCGTGGGCGGAGTGGGTCAGCCAGCCCAAGCAGTAG
- the ahcY gene encoding adenosylhomocysteinase, with product MSFDFKVADLSLAEAGRHQIRLAEHEMPGLMALRREYGPSQPLKGARIAGSLHMTVQTAVLIETLTALGAEVRWASCNIFSTQDEAAAAVVVGKGTPAEPAGVPVFAWKNESLEEYWWTAEQILSWPEGSGGPNMILDDGGDATMLLHHGVEFEAAGAVPENPEEGDAGYSHEYTVILDVLRRSLAENPGKWTEIAKGIRGVTEETTTGVLRLYQLAAEGTLLFPAINVNDSVTKSKFDNRYGIRHSLPDGLNRATDTLIGGKVAVVCGYGDVGKGAAEALRGQGARVIVTEIDPICALQAAMDGYQVARLESVLGQGDLFITTTGNKDIIMAGHMARMKHQAIVGNVGHFDNEIDMAGLAKVPGIRKVEIKPQVHEWIFDEGTAEQRSIIVLSEGRLLNLGNATGHPSFVMSNSFANQTIAQIELFTKHGTPVEDGGYANQVYVLPKVLDEKVARLHLAALGVELTELTKSQAEYLGVDVAGPFKPEHYRY from the coding sequence GTGAGTTTCGATTTCAAGGTTGCAGACCTGTCCCTGGCCGAGGCCGGACGCCACCAGATCCGCCTGGCGGAGCACGAGATGCCCGGCCTGATGGCCCTGCGCCGCGAATACGGCCCCAGCCAGCCGCTCAAGGGCGCCCGCATCGCCGGATCCCTGCATATGACCGTGCAAACGGCCGTCCTGATCGAAACCCTCACGGCCCTTGGCGCCGAGGTCCGCTGGGCCTCCTGCAACATCTTTTCCACGCAGGACGAGGCCGCGGCCGCCGTCGTCGTGGGGAAGGGAACACCCGCGGAGCCGGCCGGCGTCCCGGTGTTCGCCTGGAAGAACGAGTCCCTCGAGGAGTACTGGTGGACCGCGGAGCAGATCCTTTCCTGGCCTGAAGGCTCCGGCGGCCCGAACATGATTCTCGACGACGGCGGCGACGCGACCATGCTGCTGCACCATGGCGTCGAGTTTGAGGCTGCCGGCGCCGTCCCGGAGAACCCGGAGGAGGGAGACGCGGGGTACTCCCACGAATACACCGTCATCCTGGACGTGCTGCGCCGCTCCCTGGCGGAAAACCCGGGCAAATGGACTGAAATTGCCAAGGGTATCCGCGGCGTCACCGAGGAAACGACCACCGGTGTCCTGCGGCTGTACCAGCTCGCGGCCGAGGGGACGCTGCTCTTCCCGGCCATCAATGTCAATGATTCAGTCACGAAGTCAAAGTTCGACAACAGGTACGGCATCCGGCATTCCCTGCCCGACGGCCTGAACCGCGCCACCGACACGCTGATCGGCGGCAAGGTGGCAGTGGTCTGCGGCTACGGCGACGTCGGCAAGGGTGCGGCGGAAGCGCTCCGCGGCCAGGGTGCCCGGGTGATCGTCACCGAAATCGATCCCATTTGCGCCCTGCAGGCGGCCATGGACGGCTACCAGGTGGCGAGGCTGGAATCAGTGCTCGGACAGGGTGACCTGTTCATCACCACCACGGGCAACAAGGACATCATCATGGCCGGGCACATGGCCCGGATGAAGCACCAGGCGATCGTGGGCAACGTCGGGCATTTCGACAACGAAATCGACATGGCCGGACTCGCGAAGGTTCCGGGAATCCGCAAGGTCGAGATCAAGCCCCAGGTGCACGAATGGATCTTCGACGAGGGAACTGCGGAACAGCGCAGCATCATTGTGCTGTCCGAGGGTCGGCTGCTGAACCTGGGCAACGCCACCGGGCACCCCTCGTTTGTCATGTCCAACTCCTTCGCGAACCAGACCATCGCGCAGATCGAGCTGTTCACCAAGCACGGCACACCGGTGGAGGACGGCGGCTACGCCAACCAGGTGTACGTGCTGCCCAAGGTCCTGGACGAGAAGGTGGCCCGCCTGCACCTGGCGGCCCTCGGCGTCGAACTGACCGAACTCACCAAGAGCCAGGCCGAATACCTGGGCGTTGACGTCGCCGGACCGTTCAAACCGGAGCACTACCGCTACTAG
- a CDS encoding DUF3499 domain-containing protein: protein MDSLRLCSRSACRQAAVATLTYVYADSTAVLGPLATYAEPHCYDLCSAHAARLTVPLGWEVVRLNLSGQPRTPSRDDLSALVDAVREAAEAPAVEAPKRTGKHALEPPAEIPGTRRAHLRVLREEV from the coding sequence GTGGATTCCTTAAGACTGTGCTCAAGATCAGCGTGCCGACAGGCGGCTGTCGCCACCCTGACATACGTCTATGCCGACTCCACCGCCGTGCTGGGGCCGCTGGCGACCTACGCCGAACCCCATTGTTACGATTTGTGCAGCGCGCACGCGGCCCGGCTGACCGTTCCGCTGGGCTGGGAAGTGGTCCGGCTGAACCTCTCGGGCCAGCCCCGGACTCCGAGCCGGGACGATTTGTCAGCCCTGGTGGATGCCGTGCGGGAAGCGGCCGAGGCCCCTGCAGTCGAAGCACCCAAACGGACCGGCAAGCACGCCCTTGAACCCCCCGCTGAAATTCCCGGCACCCGGCGCGCGCATCTTCGCGTGCTCCGCGAAGAGGTCTGA